Proteins from a genomic interval of Opisthocomus hoazin isolate bOpiHoa1 chromosome 39, bOpiHoa1.hap1, whole genome shotgun sequence:
- the LOC142365380 gene encoding uncharacterized protein LOC142365380, translating to MRPPPPPALCLLGTLLALGAAETARAGWSSGPLGRRCRKGCRSCRPSPAAAPRVPQGSGGPPRRRQHPGKDPPPPPDGCGRGVMLSHTPGRGLVSPPPPLRAEHGMGRGRMLSPASGRGFPHSTGRRVGGASELRPASPSPCGGDGPRAAPGRRRRRLPGAAGPGAGAGAGVGRLRLLFTPPRCRGRCAGARCAQLCPPGKRNRAGERPRGRDERLPPRHLPTAVPERGGLRPPRLLPVPPRLRRQILPPPRRRHRGGPPKSGGAPGPHPLRLHPAPGQPPRGGGWRPVHGQHPRAAPTRSHGRHPPRGAGAGGGGGGGGGPPPGTQSPPGTQTPPYRVLAQAGPRVPPGEEGAGYGYCFRLLRGGECSSPLPGLRTQDVCCRGAGVAWGVRECQPCDGPPRQDTDPPQRDAPCPQGFRSVNGSCRG from the exons atgcgcccccccccgccccccgccctctGCCTCCTGGGGACCCTCCTGGCGCTGGGGGCTGCCGAGACGGCGCGCGCGGG CTGGAGCTCGGGTCCCCTCGGCCGCCGGTGCCGGAAAG gctgccggagctgccgcccctcccccgccgcagCACCCCGAGTCCCCCAGGGCTCGGgggggcccccccgccgccgccagcaccCCGGTAAggacccacccccacccccagatGGCTGTGGGCGGGGCGTGATGCTTAGCCACACCCCTGGGCGTGGCCTCGTGTCCCCGCCTCCTCCTCTCC GTGCTGAGCATGGGATGGGGCGGGGCCGGATGCTGAGCCCCGCCTCGGGGCGTGGCTTCCCTCATTCCACGGGCCGGCGTGTGGGCGGGGCTTCCGAGCTCCGccccgcctccccctccccgt GCGGCGGCGATGGGCCCCGCGCTGCtcctggccgccgccgccgccgcctccctgGCGCTGCCggacccggggccggggccggggccggggtcgggCGGCTGCGGCTCCTCTTCacccccccccgctgccggggCCGCTGCGCCGGGGCCCGCTGCGCCCAGCTCTGCCCCCCGGGGAAACGAAACCGCGCTGgagagcggccgcggggccgggacgAGCGGCTTCCGCCTCG TCATCTGCCCACTGCTGTGCCAGAACGGGGGGGTCTGCGCCCGCCCCGACTCCTGCCTGTGCCCCCCCGGCTTCGCCGGCAAATTCTGCCACCTCCCCGCCGACGGCACCGGGGGGGGCCCCCCAAATCCGGGGGGGCCCCAGGCCCTCACCCGCTCCGTCTACACCCTGCCCCTGGCCAACCACcgcgaggaggaggatg GCGCCCAGTCCATGGTCAGCATCCACGTGCAGCACCCACCCGAAGCCACGGTCGCCATCCACCGCGTGGAGcgggtgcgggggggggaggaggaggaggaggaggaccccCCCCTGGCACCCAGAGCCCCCCCGGCACCCAGACCCCCCCGTACCGCGTGCTGGCGCAGGCCGGCCCCCGGGTGCCCCCCGGGGAGGAGGGTGCTGGCTACGGGTACTGCTTCCGGCTGCTGCGCGGGGGCGAG tgcagctcccccctccctgggctCCGCACCCAGGACGTCTGCTGCCGGGGGGCCGGCGTGGCCTGGGGGGTCCGCGAGTGCCAGCCCTGCGACGGCCCCCCCCGCCAGGACACgg accccccccagcgggatgctCCCTGCCCCCAAGGCTTCCGCAGCGTCAACGGGTCCTGCCGTGGGtga